The following coding sequences are from one Methanofollis sp. window:
- a CDS encoding MarR family transcriptional regulator, whose protein sequence is MFDDTNILSPTSFLLLRFLGRNYREEFYVREIARVLHLGAGSASETLARLSEAGLLHRQERGRLVLYRAAMESPLLREIKVCATLLEINSLVLHLQGKVRRAILFGSAATGEDTDESDIDLFIETGDLSGAAETIAAVQAGLDREISPVILTPGEFRSLKTTDRALYERILGGKTLIEEYDEVSV, encoded by the coding sequence ATGTTCGACGATACGAACATACTCTCACCGACTTCATTTCTGCTTCTCCGATTTCTGGGAAGAAACTACCGTGAAGAGTTTTATGTCCGCGAGATCGCCCGGGTGCTCCACCTGGGAGCGGGATCTGCAAGTGAAACCCTTGCTCGCCTTTCAGAGGCCGGCCTTCTCCACCGCCAGGAGAGAGGACGTCTTGTGCTGTACCGGGCGGCGATGGAGAGCCCGCTCCTCCGGGAGATAAAGGTCTGTGCCACGCTCCTTGAGATAAACTCCCTGGTCCTCCATTTGCAGGGAAAGGTGAGACGGGCGATACTCTTCGGGAGCGCGGCAACCGGCGAAGACACCGACGAGAGCGATATCGATCTCTTCATCGAGACAGGGGATCTTTCCGGGGCGGCAGAGACTATTGCAGCGGTTCAGGCCGGACTCGACCGCGAGATCTCGCCGGTCATCCTCACGCCCGGCGAGTTCCGTTCATTGAAGACGACGGACCGAGCTCTCTACGAGCGCATACTCGGAGGAAAGACTTTGATCGAGGA
- a CDS encoding DUF86 domain-containing protein has protein sequence MSGMLRSAAIRTKLQEMTESIGMVREHLPDSADAFTRLGIVRDGIYKRVEYAVENVFDICAMLNTDLRLGVPGTDEDIVDHLIQHGVLSRAMLTSLKAMKGFRNIVVHRYGAIDDALTFAILQEHIGDFTQFRQEVEAFLSSRDAAADDQP, from the coding sequence ATGAGCGGGATGCTCAGGAGTGCCGCCATCAGGACCAAACTCCAGGAGATGACCGAGAGCATCGGCATGGTCCGGGAACACCTGCCCGATTCTGCCGATGCATTCACCCGCCTCGGGATCGTCAGGGACGGCATCTACAAGAGAGTGGAATATGCGGTTGAGAATGTCTTCGATATCTGTGCGATGCTGAACACCGACCTCCGCCTCGGCGTGCCCGGCACAGACGAGGATATCGTCGACCACCTGATACAGCACGGTGTGCTCAGCAGAGCGATGCTCACGAGCCTCAAGGCAATGAAAGGGTTCAGAAACATCGTCGTCCACCGCTACGGAGCGATCGATGATGCCCTCACCTTTGCGATCCTGCAGGAGCATATCGGAGATTTCACTCAGTTCAGGCAGGAGGTCGAGGCATTTTTGAGCAGCCGGGATGCTGCGGCTGACGACCAGCCCTGA
- a CDS encoding nucleotidyltransferase domain-containing protein, with translation MSVIERLQRVEGFERVRFVILYGSASRGEEREDSDIDLCVFFNGDREEASHFRFRALSELFSDRYDLQIFQQLPLYVRVESLRGQVLYCPDEQFLYDVAVETIREFDAFKHRLYDYIGERAIP, from the coding sequence GTGTCTGTGATCGAGAGGCTCCAGAGAGTCGAGGGGTTCGAGAGAGTCCGTTTTGTCATCCTCTACGGCTCCGCCTCACGGGGAGAGGAGAGGGAGGACTCGGATATCGACCTCTGCGTCTTCTTCAACGGGGACCGTGAGGAGGCGTCGCACTTCAGGTTTCGCGCCCTGTCAGAACTCTTCAGCGACAGGTACGACCTCCAGATCTTTCAGCAGCTCCCTCTCTATGTCAGGGTGGAGTCCTTGCGCGGCCAGGTGCTCTACTGCCCTGACGAACAGTTCCTGTACGACGTCGCGGTCGAGACCATCAGGGAATTCGACGCATTCAAACACCGCCTCTACGACTATATCGGCGAGAGGGCGATACCATGA